The proteins below are encoded in one region of Lepisosteus oculatus isolate fLepOcu1 chromosome 10, fLepOcu1.hap2, whole genome shotgun sequence:
- the rpl14 gene encoding large ribosomal subunit protein eL14, which yields MVFKRFVEIGRVAYVSFGPHAGKLVAIIDVIDQNRALVDGPCTGVKRQAMPFKCMQLTDFVIKVPHSARQKFVRRAWEKAQVNEKWVETSWAKKIEARQKRAKMSDFDRYKVMKAKRMRNKIIKHEVKKLQKAAQKKA from the exons GTGTTCAAGCGCTTTGTTGAGATTGGCAGGGTGGCCTATGTGTCCTTTGGCCCCCATGCAGGCAAACTGGTGGCCATCATTGATGTCATTGACCAGAACAGG GCGCTGGTGGATGGGCCGTGCACCGGTGTGAAAAGACAGGCTATGCCCTTCAAGTGCATGCAGCTCACCGATTTTGTCATCAAAGTTCCACACAG TGCTCGTCAGAAATTTGTGAGACGTGCCTGGGAGAAGGCTCAGGTTAACGAGAAGTGGGTCGAGACCAGCTGGGCGAAGAAAATTGAAGCCAGGCAAAAG AGGGCCAAAATGTCTGACTTTGACCGTTACAAGGTGATGAAGGCCAAGAGAATG AGGAACAAAATCATCAAGCACGAGGTGAAGAAGCTCCAAAAAGCAGCACAGAAAAAAGCATaa